TGGAAAGCATCTTCAGCGGACGCGATCATATCCCAACAACACGACGACTTTGACGTCACATTCGCTGACTACGATGCAAACTACTCCACATATGCCACAGGCATACGACCATACATACCAAGAAGGATACACCATATCCACCTAGGGGCGAGCTCACCTCCGAAAAATTGGTTGGATGCCAGAGCCGAGTGTCTCAAACACCATGAATTCTGGGAGGCCCATCTTTGGACGGACGATAATGCAGATAGCTTCGTTCGAGACAACTATCCTCATCTGTATGACATGTGGACCAGCTACCCATTCAATGTACAACGCGTGGATGCATTGCGCTACATGATTCTTCAGAAATATGGAGGTATACCCCCGGAACCCCTTGCGCGATCACCCATTCATCCATTGACCACGACTATCCATAGGTGCCATTCTAGACTTTGATCTGGCGTGCAAGCGATCGCTGGAGCCGTTGCGTCGATTCGAGTTCGTAGCGCCAGCTGCGCATCCCGCTGGGTTCTCAATCGGCATGATGCTGGCAGCGCCCAACAACCCCTTTGTCCATGCACTCGTTGAGAACCTCCCGGTATACAACCAAGTCTGGCCACTGTTACCCTATGCGACTGTAATGTTCAGTACAGGTTGTCACTACGCGTCGTAAGTACTGTTACCGAACTCAGAATACCCAAATAGCGAACCAAGCACCTGAGCTGACTTTGCTTCCTTAGGACCATATTCACTCTACAATCCAATCGCACAAACCTCCGCATTCTGGCAGGGCCGCCTGAACAGCCGAAGATGCACATGCTCAATGGGGTAGTGAATACACCACTCTTCCGACATTTCgggtcttcttcctggcaCGGTCATGATGCGCGATTGATCCAGTTCTTCAAAGATCTCGATCAGCGGATATTATTCGCCGGGCTTGTCCTTGTATTGGGCAGTACAGCGTTAATTATACTGCTCTGTATCAGTCGGAGGCGTGCGCCAAAGGCAGACGATGAAGAACGTCGCTTACCATCATTTGCGATCAAGTGGATGACAAAGATAGCTTAAGTGGAACAGGTCAGAGGGCTGgtataaactataatattcTGCTTTGTGATATTCTCTTAGCGTATATACAATTTAAACTATGTGGTTTCATCTCGTCGTTAGCTCCTGTGCGATCCTAGCAAATATCTATGCTATCTTTGCCAATGTGTTGAACCACATATATCGGCTGACCACCAGGTATAGCGAACGATCCCATGAATACTGACTATCGTGCTGACTGAATGCCGCTCGTGAGACCCGATATGCTTTCCACGAGCTAACAATAAGCGCTTTATTATTGTATGCAACCAACGGAACGACGTCGTGTACCGTGTTATGCTCGACTTTTTTACCGAGTGGCGTGGTGAGGAGGGCTTTCAGTATGCGCCAGGCGAATGGGATGGAAGTGGGGATTAGGTCGAGGAGGGAGGAGTATTTTCGTAGAAGTGGTGTACTCTGGAGCATGTATGCGGCGGGCGCATCTGGTGTGGATTGGATATATTTACTAGACACAGCATGAGCATAGTGCGTTTGGATGCAGAGCTAATGAGAACATACCGCACACCGGCGCTCACAGATCGATGGTTTATATGGCCGGATATACCGCCGTGGTCAAAAGTGACTATCTGCAGGGTAGAGTCAGCGACATGGCGACGACGTGTATTTCACCAGTAGGAATTCATACCAAGTCAACATgccatttttctttataaGAAGAAACGAGATCCTTGACCATATCCCCGTCCCACCATTGCTTGGGATTGTCTTGGAGTTCCGCAATATCTAGAACAACGCATCGGTCCTCGGAGATCCCGAGTTTCTCACAGCTACTGTGAAGCTCACTTTGTCGCTTGTCGCCCAGTCCGTCGTAGTTTCCTAGACATATATCAGATGTTTCGTTCATTGGTTCTCTCGATTAACATCTACCGACCCGAAGATATAACCAACAATGAGCGCTTTACATTTGCGTCATCCCGGCGATAGGTAATAGTCGGACTAAAGAAGAGTGTCTCATCGTCAGGATGTGCGGTCACCAGAAGGATACTTTTAGCTTCCTGGAATGCGATCGGAACAAGCCGAGGATCATTTGCTAGGGAATATGCAAGCAGAAGATAGAGACCAAGAGAAGCTGCTACTATCAAGAGAGTGAGCGGAAATGCCAGACGCCTGAGGCTTTGTCCTCTAACCATTCGACTGAGACGCTTGAAGAACCAGAGGACACGCATGATGATAGTGAACAATATTACCCGAACGAGTAGTGCAGCTGTCGAGCTGTTCGAGTATCCCTCCTAGACTCCCTGGCCAGAGAGTCAGTGTCGCGGGCGGAGTCCACGGCCTCCGTCCCGTCTCCGAACAACATTACTCAGGGTCATCGAGTGGGGTCTGGAACCGTGGTTAGTCTGGGTAAGGCTGGATTAGGGCTTGGTTGGCGACCCACCACCAAAGGCTTAGCAGAGGCTTAACTTCTCTAACCAATCCGTGCTCAGTTAATGTGACTGCCTATCAGGCAACCCTTATTTTAGCTGGGAAGGTAGTCTTACCTTGCAGAGGAAAGGTTCCGA
This window of the Aspergillus flavus chromosome 8, complete sequence genome carries:
- a CDS encoding putative glycan biosynthesis protein; this encodes MRVLWFFKRLSRMVRGQSLRRLAFPLTLLIVAASLGLYLLLAYSLANDPRLVPIAFQEAKSILLVTAHPDDETLFFSPTITYRRDDANVKRSLLVISSGNYDGLGDKRQSELHSSCEKLGISEDRCVVLDIAELQDNPKQWWDGDMVKDLVSSYKEKWHVDLIVTFDHGGISGHINHRSVSAGVRKYIQSTPDAPAAYMLQSTPLLRKYSSLLDLIPTSIPFAWRILKALLTTPLGKKVEHNTVHDVVPLVAYNNKALIVSSWKAYRVSRAAFSQHDSQYSWDRSLYLVVSRYMWFNTLAKIA
- a CDS encoding putative glycosyl transferase; this encodes MICTRARLIVVGTLALVLLWLSSSSLLRLYYLLRLPFVWKASSADAIISQQHDDFDVTFADYDANYSTYATGIRPYIPRRIHHIHLGASSPPKNWLDARAECLKHHEFWEAHLWTDDNADSFVRDNYPHLYDMWTSYPFNVQRVDALRYMILQKYGGAILDFDLACKRSLEPLRRFEFVAPAAHPAGFSIGMMLAAPNNPFVHALVENLPVYNQVWPLLPYATVMFSTGCHYASTIFTLQSNRTNLRILAGPPEQPKMHMLNGVVNTPLFRHFGSSSWHGHDARLIQFFKDLDQRILFAGLVLVLGSTALIILLCISRRRAPKADDEERRLPSFAIKWMTKIA